The Imtechella halotolerans DNA window GTCATTTGAGCGGACTCAAATTCCTTAAATCCACTACTAATAGTGATACGCCGTTTGATAGTTCGGTGTTCTTGCTCTACTAGATTGTTCAGGTACTTACATTGATGAACTTTTATCTTTTTCACTTTACAACTTCGTTTGTTCCATGTTTTTATACCAGAGGTGTAAGCACCACCTTTATGGATATATATTACCTTGGGTTTACCATTATTCAATATCCCTCTATTGAGAAACTTCTAGTGCGAACCCTTCATACTGCATTTTGTTAACAAAAAATCAACGGTATTACCACATTTATCCACCGCTCTATATAAATAGCGATCCATCCCTCCTACCTTGACATAGGTTTCATCCATTTACCAACTATGACTAACACTAGGTATTCTTTTATGCATATTGCTCTCTAACTCTTTCGAAATCTTGTAAACCCATCGCTGAATCATAGAATGATCTACTATTACGCCTCTTAGTGCCATTAATTCTTCCACATTCCAATAGCCTAAAGTGAATCGCATTTTAAAATAAACCGCTTGTAAAATCACAACTCTTGGATAACGATGATGCTTGATCATAAAATATCTCTTTAGTAACTCCTAAAAAAGTACTTTTATAAATCTTCAACATTTAATGCTACAGAACCAAAGCAAGAGTTAATGAAATTTCCATTCGATAATGTTGGTAAAAAAATCGAACATTAACTTCTATATTCAAATATTAAGCATAGTCTCATATTAAATAAATCAAAAATTACTGTAATATTTTATAAGATTATTTGTATTAAAAAAAATATATTATTATGTTAGTTACTATTAAACAAACATATACATGTATGTAACCATAAATTCAATTACAAAAAGCTTTCCCAAATGATTTGAATTAAATTTTATAAAATATCAAAATATTATTGCGCAATAGTAGGTGGAAGCTGAAAAACCTTAAAGAGTAGGCAATAATTTACAACTTTTAATTATGAAATTGGAACGCTTACGTTCAAAGAAGTATGCAAAAGTTGAAAACTTGCAACAAATTGTAGGCGGTGATGAGCCAATGTGGTCCCTTGTGATGACTGCTCCAAATCATTTTACGGATGATCTATACGAATAGGATCCCGATATGTGATATTTGATTTGGATGAGAAACTTTTAAAGGTTTCTCATCTTTTCGATTTTAAAATAACATCAATTTTAACTTAATGAAATATATCTTCCCAATTGTTTTTCTAGTTTTTTTAAGTAGCTGTTCGAAATCTACTATTGGTAGTTATACTAAAGCTCCATGTTATAGCCTGTTGAAGGACATGTATATCAATGATACCCTAGACTTTTATTTAACAACCTTTGGTGATACGGAAATTTCATGGTACAAGAAAGGGTATTCAGGATTTAGGGTTAAAGGTCAAACGTTTCTACTTTCAAATGCGCGATTAGATAACGGTTTTGATAGTAACATCTATCATTTTTCTTCGCTAGATTCATATTTGAAAAAAGTATCTAGAAAAAATTTGAAGAATTTTTCATTAATCCAGATGCCGATTATCACGAGAAATAACCAGAGAATAGATTCTGTTTTCCAAGTTAATTATAAAAGAAACAAATTAAACATAGTTGAAAATATTGTGAAAATTGGTGATGATTCTTACTTAAGATTTGTAGGTAGTGTTAATCCTGGTTACCAGGGAGATATAGATTATTTGGAGTTAATGTCTTTGGAGCGAGCCAAGTTATTATATATTAAACCTAATTCTGATTTAGAATCAGATTCCAATAATTTCTTTAAAATTCGTAAGAAATTGGATAGTCTTTTTGGTAATAATCACAGTTATCAGATAAAGTATCTTCAAAAACTATATCGAGAATCCGAAAAATTGGATCCTATCACGATCAAACAATTGAATTTGGAATATGTCAATCTATACAATAAGACAGGAGATTATAAAGCAGCCTATCATTATCAAACTCTTTTTGATCCCTCTACTGAACAAAAAACTGTGACGACTCCAAATGATTCTACAAGCAATTTGGATTTCGAAACAATCCAAGATTTTGTGAAGACTCATTCCAACAAAATGGATGTTTTTATACTAAATGATCATCATTCCTTTCCAATTACAAGATGGGTAGGAGCTATCTTTTTAGAAGAATTGTATAAAACTGGATTTAGATACCTGGCAGTTGAAACTTTGGCGAATTGGGAAGGAATGGAATCATATTCCATTATAAATTATAAAAACGGGTATTACTCCGATGAACCTACATTCAATTTATTCCTACAGCTCGCACTTAAAAAGGGATTTAAACTTATTCCATACGAGAACTATAATTTATGTTCAGCTACAGACAAAGAAGGGAATAAAGACAGAGCCTACTGCATGAATTTAAGGGAGGAAAATCAAGCGAGTAATATTGCAAAGATTTACAATAAGGATCCAAATGCTAAAATTTTTGTATTTGCTGGACATGGACATGGGAAAAGGGTAAAAAAGGATAAATTCACTCCTATGGGATATATATTAGATAGTATCCTGTCAGCTAAAAATGTTGTAAGTGTGGATCAGGTTTCTCTACTTACCAAAAATGAAAATCGCTTCACAATTGATAATTTACGAAACAGGCAATTTTCAAGGACTCCAGCCTTTATTAAAGAAAGAGGGGCTTATTATGCCATCAATGAGGGTTTTGATGCGGTGCTTTCGCTTCCCATTATTAAAGCTGAATCCAAAAACCTTTCTGAATATTCTCACTGGTACTACCAAAAGAATGATGTAAACAACAAAAGGATAGAATTGGAAGAGGTGCCTGAAGCTAATTGGGTTAAAATTTATATTAAAGATGAAAGAGAATTTGATAGGTGTCAAAAAATACCGGTATTTCAATCTGAACTAATCAAGCTTGATAAAACCATAATTTACCTTCCTTCTGATTTCGAATATCAGATAAATTATTACGATCAAAATGACAAACTGATAAAATCGAACT harbors:
- a CDS encoding IS6 family transposase; the encoded protein is MIKHHRYPRVVILQAVYFKMRFTLGYWNVEELMALRGVIVDHSMIQRWVYKISKELESNMHKRIPSVSHSW